In a single window of the Syngnathus typhle isolate RoL2023-S1 ecotype Sweden linkage group LG19, RoL_Styp_1.0, whole genome shotgun sequence genome:
- the cavin4b gene encoding caveolae-associated protein 4b, whose product MADSSVCGGGEDTAVVTSLLERVAGLMEGVQATQQRMEERQLEVESAVRAIQASVAKLAAEQSGAVGGLEKLLEKTCKVSRHIKDVRVRLENQNLRVKKVEATQGDLLAKNKFRVVIYQGEQEVRAATPGNDAGDEESNKLELPPDSDEEYMVVEEADSAAARPKKKTGLTRMESLKATFSRDNMSRTRDSLGSKVNKLGERIVTAERRQKIRQSGERIKETLAKNVLKKERTVAEGQEGADPAADGGAAAAPVPPPKGRRGVPDEPRPEGEVHVYDMKQLS is encoded by the exons ATGGCGGACAGCTCGGTGTGTGGCGGCGGGGAGGACACGGCGGTCGTGACGTCTCTGCTGGAGCGCGTTGCCGGCCTGATGGAGGGCGTGCAGGCGACGCAGCAGCGCATGGAGGAGCGACAGCTGGAGGTGGAGAGCGCCGTCCGTGCCATTCAGGCCAGCGTGGCCAAGTTGGCCGCCGAGCAGTCCGGCGCCGTCGGCGGCCTGGAGAAACTCCTGGAGAAGACCTGTAAGGTCAGCAGGCACATCAAGGACGTGCGCGTGCGCTTGGAGAACCAGAATCTGCGCGTAAAGAAGGTGGAGGCCACGCAGGGGGACCTCCTGGCCAAGAACAAGTTCCGAGTGGTCATCTACCAG GGCGAGCAGGAAGTGCGAGCGGCAACGCCGGGCAACGACGCAGGCGATGAGGAGTCAAACAAGTTGGAGCTTCCTCCGGATTCGGACGAGGAGTACATGGTGGTGGAGGAGGCTGACTCGGCGGCGGCACGTCCCAAGAAGAAGACAGGGCTGACTCGCATGGAGAGCTTGAAGGCCACCTTCTCGCGGGACAACATGAGCCGGACGCGAGACAGCCTGGGCAGCAAAGTCAACAAATTAGGCGAGCGCATCGTGACGGCCGAGCGGCGCCAGAAGATCCGCCAGTCGGGCGAGCGCATCAAGGAGACCCTGGCCAAGAACGTCCTGAAGAAAGAGAGGACTGTGGCCGAGGGCCAGGAGGGGGCCGACCCTGCCGCTGATGggggcgccgccgccgcacccGTGCCGCCGCCCAAGGGCCGGCGGGGCGTCCCGGACGAGCCACGCCCGGAAGGCGAGGTGCACGTGTACGACATGAAGCAGCTGTCGTAG